In one window of Solanum pennellii chromosome 2, SPENNV200 DNA:
- the LOC107009090 gene encoding thioredoxin H2: MGSFVSSLLGGGEAQAATEVSGSPSEPSRVIAFHSSNRWQLHFNSSKQLNKLIVVDFAAAWCGPCKFMEPAINAMASKYTDVDFVKIDVDELSDVAKEFGVQAMPTFLLLKQGKEVERVVGAKKDELEKKILKHREAPKYAA, encoded by the exons ATGGGGTCGTTTGTTTCAAGCTTACTCGGCGGAGGTGAAGCGCAGGCAGCAACGGAAGTGTCAGGATCGCCGTCAGAGCCGTCGCGTGTGATTGCTTTTCATTCATCCAATCGGTGGCAACTTCACTTCAACTCCTCCAAGCAGTTGAATAAACTG ATAGTTGTGGATTTTGCGGCTGCATGGTGCGGGCCTTGCAAGTTCATGGAGCCGGCTATTAACGCCATGGCTTCCAAGTATACCGATGTTGACTTTGTCAAAATTGACGTCGATGAGCTCTCG GACGTAGCGAAAGAGTTCGGAGTTCAAGCTATGCCAACATTTTTGCTGCTGAAGCAAGGCAAGGAAGTAGAGAGAGTTGTGGGGGCTAAAAAAGATGAGCTCGAGAAAAAGATTCTCAAGCACAGGGAAGCCCCTAAATATGCTGCTTAG
- the LOC107011195 gene encoding uncharacterized protein LOC107011195 has translation MRTKAGASMAKSFDAQKYLKRVGLGKEDYHFWKQVGKALLCTYTLFGVAWVWNETSPLGWWTLKPRPKEEKELAHLYERRKFPYPGDEKAMEEFVAKGGMIGTTIGPKGIIESDKDSYNYQKALQDKKVDQEAFKLWTRMRNEVISELQEKGFDVE, from the coding sequence ATGCGTACCAAAGCAGGTGCTTCAATGGCAAAATCATTCGATGCCCAGAAGTATCTGAAGAGAGTCGGATTAGGGAAAGAAGATTATCACTTCTGGAAGCAAGTGGGAAAAGCTTTGCTCTGTACTTACACTCTGTTTGGTGTGGCGTGGGTGTGGAATGAAACCTCGCCGCTTGGTTGGTGGACTTTAAAGCCACGGCcaaaggaagaaaaagaattagcaCATCTATACGAACGCCGGAAATTTCCATATCCAGGTGACGAGAAAGCCATGGAAGAATTCGTTGCCAAAGGTGGGATGATTGGAACTACAATTGGTCCCAAGGGAATCATTGAATCTGATAAAGATTCATACAATTATCAGAAAGCATTGCAGGATAAGAAAGTTGACCAAGAAGCCTTCAAGCTGTGGACGAGGATGAGGAATGAGGTCATTTCTGAGCTTCAAGAGAAAGGGTTTGATGTAGAGTGA
- the LOC107011197 gene encoding auxin efflux carrier component 8: MISLRDVYHVVAATIPLYVVMILAYISVRWGKLFSPEQCSGINKFVAKFSIPLLSFQVISGSNLYKVNLKLLLADFIQKFLAVFLLAILSKLKPKGNLTWIITGLSVSTLPNTLILGIPLIKAIFGDAAAELLAQLIALQSLVWYNLLLLLFELHATKESYVMSPSEVAELEVPGEPELEEDGEEEATDRPPRKKTIMVILLTVGRELIINPNTHATLAGIIWSSIHFRWGVDLPKIVEQSISILSDGGLGMAMFSIGVFMASQDSIIACGTKKAILAMALKFVLGPVLMAISSIVVGLKGKLFRLAIVQAALPQGIVPFVFAKEYNIHPTILSTGVIFGMLIAIPIALAYYFLLEI; the protein is encoded by the exons ATGATATCCCTACGTGATGTCTACCATGTTGTGGCAGCCACTATACCTTTATATGTTGTCATGATCTTAGCCTATATCTCTGTAAGGTGGGGGAAACTCTTTTCACCAGAGCAATGCTCTGGAATCAACAAGTTTGTAGCGAAATTTTCAATACCTTTATTGTCCTTCCAAGTGATATCAGGAAGCAACCTCTACAAAGTAAACCTGAAGCTTCTATTAGCAGATTTCATTCAAAAATTTCTTGCTGTCTTTCTACTGGCAATTTTATCCAAACTGAAGCCCAAAGGAAACCTGACTTGGATCATAACAGGTCTTTCAGTTTCCACCCTTCCAAACACCTTAATTTTGGGGATCCCGCTAATTAAGGCCATTTTTGGGGATGCGGCAGCAGAACTACTAGCGCAGCTAATTGCACTACAGAGTTTAGTCTGGTACAACCTCCTCCTACTCCTATTCGAGCTCCATGCAACAAAAGAATCTTATGTGATGTCACCATCAGAAGTAGCAG AGCTTGAGGTCCCTGGAGAACCAGAACTAGAAGAGGACGGTGAGGAGGAAGCGACAGACAGACCCCCAAGGAAGAAAACAATTATGGTAATTCTTCTAACAGTTGGAAGGGAACTCATAATAAATCCTAATACACATGCAACTCTAGCCGGTATTATTTGGTCAAGCATACACTTCAG GTGGGGAGTCGATCTGCCAAAAATTGTTGAACAATCAATATCAATACTTTCAGATGGTGGACTAGGAATGGCAATGTTTAGCATAG GTGTTTTCATGGCATCCCAAGATAGTATTATAGCATGCGGAACCAAAAAGGCAATATTAGCAATGGCACTGAAGTTTGTTCTTGGACCTGTTCTCATGGCAATCTCATCTATTGTTGTTGGACTAAAGGGAAAATTGTTTAGATTGGCAATAGTACAG GCAGCCCTTCCCCAAGGAATCGTTCCTTTTGTGTTTGCCAAGGAGTATAACATACATCCAACCATCTTAAGTACAGG GGTAATCTTTGGCATGCTGATTGCAATACCAATTGCTTTGGCATACTATTTCCTGTTGGAAATATGA
- the LOC107011196 gene encoding probable pectate lyase P59, translating to MGGTKLVYLSLLLFSTFLVINGHIGEFDEVWRRRAQEADEWAIKAYKPDPINVTLAFAKETGQALKEIKEAKLAINGTRRELKGGGKKYDGPCSVTNPIDRCWRCQPDWADNRKRLADCAMGFAKGTTGGKAGEIYVVTDSSDDTSDPKPGTLRYGVIQKEPLWIIFAKSMTIRLHQELIVQSDKTIDGRGVNVHIANGAGFMLQYVKNVIIHGLRIHDIVVGSGGMIRDAMDHVGQRTQSDGDGISIFGSSNIWVDHVSMWSCYDGLVDAIEGSTAVTISNSHFTDHNEVMLFGASDSSSIDQRMQITVAYNHFGKRLIQRMPRCRWGFIHVVNNDYTHWNMYAIGGSQHPTIISQGNRFIAPPDMFKKEVTKREYSPESVWKQWSWRSQGDLFMNGAFFVESGDPDWTQKHIQLFDGVVSASGDQVTWITRFSGALNCKPGEAC from the exons ATGGGAGGAACAAAGCTGGTATATTTGTCTCTGTTACTATTTTCCACATTTTTGGTAATAAATGGTCACATTGGTGAGTTTGATGAGGTGTGGAGGAGGAGAGCCCAGGAAGCAGATGAATGGGCCATAAAGGCTTACAAGCCCGACCCCATCAATGTCACCCTTGCATTTGCTAAGGAAACTGGACA GGCCTTGAAGGAAATAAAGGAAGCGAAGCTGGCAATAAATGGAACAAGGAGGGAATTAAAAGGAGGCGGCAAAAAATACGATGGGCCTTGCTCAGTTACCAACCCAATTGATAGGTGCTGGAGATGCCAACCTGATTGGGCCGACAATCGCAAAAGGTTAGCTGATTGTGCAATGGGCTTTGCAAAAGGGACTACCGGAGGAAAAGCCGGCGAAATCTACGTCGTCACGGATTCTTCCGACGACACTAGCGACCCTAAGCCGGGAACCCTCCGTTATGGTGTCATTCAAAAGGAGCCATTATGGATCATATTTGCTAAAAGTATGACCATTAGGCTACACCAGGAACTCATAGTGCAAAGTGATAAGACCATTGACGGCCGTGGAGTTAATGTTCACATTGCTAATGGAGCAG GTTTCATGCTCCAGTACGTGAAGAACGTGATCATCCACGGTCTCCGCATTCATGATATTGTGGTGGGCAGTGGTGGGATGATCAGAGATGCAATGGACCACGTTGGACAACGGACACAGAGTGACGGAGATGGTATTTCTATATTTGGTTCATCGAATATATGGGTGGATCATGTCTCAATGTGGAGTTGTTATGATGGGCTTGTTGATGCTATTGAGGGATCCACTGCTGTTACCATATCGAATAGTCATTTCACTGATCATAATGAGGTGATGCTTTTTGGTGCGAGTGACAGTTCTTCAATTGATCAAAGGATGCAAATTACCGTGGCTTATAATCATTTTGGGAAGAGATTGATACAGAGAATGCCAAGGTGCAGATGGGGTTTTATTCATGTGGTTAACAATGACTACACACATTGGAATATGTATGCTATTGGCGGTAGCCAACATCCCACTATTATTAGTCAAGGTAATCGTTTCATTGCTCCTCCTGACATGTTCAAGAAAGAGGTAACAAAGAGGGAATATTCCCCAGAATCAGTGTGGAAACAATGGTCATGGAGATCACAAGGTGATCTATTCATGAATGGAGCATTCTTTGTTGAATCTGGAGATCCAGATTGGACCCAGAAACACATACAGCTTTTTGATGGGGTTGTATCAGCCTCAGGGGATCAAGTCACTTGGATTACAAGATTTTCAGGGGCACTAAATTGCAAGCCAGGAGAAGCTTGTTAG
- the LOC107009015 gene encoding protein arginine methyltransferase NDUFAF7 homolog, mitochondrial, whose product MLKRLLFKASTQRRSLFGASASLSWCRQYSSSPASTSQSPNGTSVEHLEDSEVSTTPPSAAISIDRSGLHNPPEHSHEPSSDTELVKHLKSIIKFRGGPISVAEYMEEVLTNPKAGFYINRDVFGAEGDFITSPEVSQMFGEMVGVWAMCLWEQMGQPKKINLVELGPGRGTLLADLLRGASKFRNFTDSLHIHMVECSPTLKKLQYQNLMCINKNDTDGDAEEHIISRLTGTSVAWHTTLEQVPAGIPTIIIAHEFYDALPVHQFQRASRGWCEKMVDVAENSMFQFVLSKQPTPATLYLLKRFKWAEKEDIGKLEQVEVCPKAMELTQEIAKRIGSDGGGALIIDYGLNGIVSDSLQAIRKHGFVNILDNPGTADLSAYVDFAAIRHSAEEASDDVAVHGPMTQSQFLGSLGINFRVEALMENCTDEQADSLRTGYWRLVGEGEAPFWEGPEGQAPIGMGTRYLAMTIVNKKQGLPIPFQ is encoded by the exons ATGTTAAAAAGATTACTATTCAAGGCTTCAACTCAGCGTCGTTCGCTGTTTGGTGCTTCCGCGTCACTCTCATGGTGTCGTCAATATTCTTCTTCTCCTGCATCAACTTCCCAATCTCCTAACGGTACTTCTGTCGAACACTTGGAGGACAGCGAAGTTAGTACCACTCCCCCTTCTGCAGCAATCTCCATTGACCGATCCGGCCTACATAATCCTCCCG AGCATTCCCATGAACCGTCATCGGATACCGAGCTTGTTAAGCATCTTAAGAGCATCATTAAG TTCAGAGGCGGGCCCATCTCAGTTGCCGAATATATGGAGGAAGTCTTGACTAACCCAAAGGCAGGATTCTATATTAATCGAGATGTGTTTGGCGCAGAAGGTGATTTTATTACCTCTCCTGAAGTAAGCCAGATGTTTGGAGAG atGGTTGGTGTTTGGGCCATGTGTCTTTGGGAGCAAATGGGGCAAccgaaaaaaataaatcttgtaGAGCTCGGACCAGGACGAGGAACTCTATTAGCGGATCTTCTACGA GGTGCATCAAAATTTAGGAACTTCACTGACTCTTTGCACATACACATGGTTGAATGTAGTCCAACTCTAAAGAAACTCCAATATCAGAACTTGATGTGTATAAACAAGAATGATACAGATGGAGATGCAGAGGAACACATTATTAGCAGGTTGACTGGGACCAGTGTAGCATGGCATACCACCCTGGAGCAGGTTCCAGCAGGAA TACCTACGATCATTATTGCCCATGAATTTTACGATGCGTTACCTGTTCATCAGTTTCAG AGAGCATCTCGAGGCTGGTGTGAGAAAATGGTTGATGTTGCTGAAAATTCAAT GTTTCAGTTTGTTTTATCTAAACAGCCAACTCCTGCAACTCTGTATCTCCTGAAGCGCTTCAAATGGGCTGAGAAAGAAGATATAGGCAAGCTCGAGCAAGTTGAGGTTTGCCCCAAAGCAATGGAGTTGACTCAAGAAATTGCTAAAAGAATTGGCTCAGATGGTGGTGGGGCTCTCATTATTGATTATGGTCTAAATGGAATAGTCTCAGACAGTCTTCAG gCTATCCGAAAGCATGGCTTTGTTAATATACTGGATAATCCTGGAACTGCTGATCTTAGTGCTTATGTTGACTTTGCTGCAATCAGACATTCTGCAGAGGAAGCTTCAG ATGATGTGGCTGTGCATGGCCCAATGACTCAGTCTCAGTTTCTTGGGTCACTTGGAATAAATTTCAGGGTTGAGGCATTGATGGAGAACTGCACAGATGAACAAGCTGATTCCTTAAGAACGGGTTACTGGCGTTTGGTGGGTGAAGGCGAGGCCCCATTCTGGGAGGGTCCGGAGGGGCAGGCACCTATTGGGATGGGGACCAGATATTTGGCAATGACAATTGTGAACAAGAAGCAAGGATTACCTATACCATTTCAATGA